The proteins below come from a single Serratia ficaria genomic window:
- the kdsC gene encoding 3-deoxy-manno-octulosonate-8-phosphatase KdsC, with protein MSTVETCYGPVEQDVMARAGKIRLLICDVDGVLSDGLIFMGNNGEELKAFNVRDGYGIRCLKTSDIEVAIITGRSARLLEDRAKTLGITHLYQGQSDKLLAFRELLDTLSLTADQVAYIGDDLIDWPVMAQVGLAVAVADAHPLLTPRAHYVTRIAGGRGAVRELCDIILLAQNKLEDAKGLSI; from the coding sequence ATGAGTACGGTAGAAACCTGCTACGGGCCGGTAGAGCAAGACGTGATGGCGCGTGCCGGTAAAATCCGCCTGCTGATTTGCGACGTCGACGGCGTGCTGTCCGACGGCCTGATTTTCATGGGCAACAACGGCGAAGAGTTAAAAGCCTTCAACGTGCGCGACGGCTACGGCATCCGCTGCCTGAAGACCTCGGACATCGAGGTGGCGATCATCACCGGCCGCTCAGCCAGGCTGCTGGAAGACCGGGCGAAGACCCTCGGCATCACCCATCTGTATCAGGGGCAGTCCGATAAGCTTTTGGCCTTCCGCGAACTGTTGGATACACTGTCGCTGACGGCGGATCAGGTGGCCTACATCGGCGACGATCTGATCGACTGGCCGGTGATGGCGCAGGTGGGTCTGGCGGTCGCGGTGGCGGACGCGCATCCATTGCTGACGCCGCGGGCCCATTACGTTACCCGCATTGCCGGCGGCCGCGGCGCGGTGCGCGAACTGTGCGACATTATTCTTTTGGCTCAGAATAAGCTGGAGGACGCCAAAGGGCTGTCGATATGA